From a single Gimesia fumaroli genomic region:
- a CDS encoding replication-relaxation family protein gives MITTRDIPVFEKLARYFLMNRRMVQQECYPTDRDGRLSRRRLSALLHDGYISKQRMLVVNPRDETPAPVYHLAKQGCQFLAEHFEDDRYLMKPTSIAQPMHLYHYLAVANTHMLLDKAIAQSPVKLVAWCNEQEYLNPENPDPKQRIRLYAELKTAPKKIICAPDSGFLLEVDGHRGVFYLEQDRDRDNYSHNRVAALKSPGYTELHRQQRHRKHFPETTLNRFTVVMVAPSVKRRDALRRAFHKKAGADFWRFASLTELTPKTFLHERVWYRTDADEPQPLVKPTTSSTVTSELVRNSEETDNALAVSKS, from the coding sequence TATCCGACCGACCGAGATGGTCGCCTCTCCCGCCGCCGCCTTTCGGCTCTGTTGCACGACGGCTATATCAGCAAACAGCGGATGCTGGTCGTGAACCCGCGCGATGAGACCCCAGCGCCCGTCTATCATCTGGCGAAGCAAGGTTGCCAGTTTTTAGCGGAGCATTTTGAAGACGATCGGTATTTAATGAAGCCGACCAGCATTGCGCAGCCGATGCACCTTTATCATTATCTGGCCGTGGCCAACACACATATGCTGCTCGACAAAGCCATTGCCCAAAGTCCTGTCAAATTGGTGGCCTGGTGCAATGAGCAGGAATATCTCAATCCGGAGAACCCCGATCCCAAGCAACGAATTCGGTTGTATGCCGAACTGAAGACGGCCCCTAAAAAAATCATCTGTGCTCCCGACTCCGGTTTTCTGCTGGAAGTAGACGGGCACCGTGGTGTCTTTTACCTGGAGCAGGACCGAGACCGTGACAACTACAGTCACAATCGTGTCGCGGCATTGAAGTCTCCCGGCTATACGGAACTCCATCGCCAACAACGACATCGAAAACATTTCCCGGAAACAACTCTCAATCGGTTTACCGTAGTGATGGTTGCACCGAGTGTAAAACGGCGTGATGCCCTCCGTCGCGCTTTTCATAAAAAAGCAGGCGCGGATTTTTGGCGGTTTGCATCACTGACAGAATTAACGCCAAAAACATTTCTGCATGAACGGGTCTGGTATCGGACGGATGCTGACGAGCCACAACCGTTGGTCAAGCCAACGACATCATCAACCGTCACATCAGAATTAGTTCGAAATAGCGAGGAGACAGACAATGCGTTGGCAGTCTCAAAATCTTGA
- a CDS encoding helix-turn-helix domain-containing protein, translated as MNVPEIENRLEKIETLLSELIQQKTQKEWYSTADLAELTGRAEFTVREWCRLGRVTAEKEVDGRKHEWRVSHAEVQRILNHGPRPLILRN; from the coding sequence ATGAACGTACCAGAAATTGAGAATCGACTCGAAAAGATCGAAACGCTTCTCTCTGAACTGATCCAACAAAAAACTCAGAAGGAATGGTATAGCACAGCGGATCTCGCAGAACTCACAGGTCGGGCCGAATTTACAGTTCGTGAATGGTGCCGCCTCGGTCGTGTCACGGCAGAAAAAGAGGTTGATGGACGGAAACATGAATGGCGAGTCAGTCATGCAGAAGTCCAACGTATTCTAAATCATGGTCCAAGACCACTCATCCTTCGAAATTGA
- a CDS encoding site-specific integrase, which produces MASLENRTGYFNVVFRFGGKKYTRSLHTDDESEANRLLANLEQTVRDVKSGRISLPPDADIPTFLLSDGKLTTPHVSDSDSISETRLSLHELFESFFVSLPDDSLEESTISLIKTHRNNLLRILGKDVFIEDIDLNALDLYSKKRRRENGRRKGKVSSYTIKKELVTLRRVLQWGKKRGKHESEIPAIRDVQLPKSTERPIFQTFDEITVQVEQGDLTEEQQSELWECLYLRTDEIDQLIQHVRKNALHTFLYPMVVAAAHTGARRSELMRSQLTDIRDDVLIIREKKRRRGQESTRRVPMSTLLNETLHEWKGEHPGGKYTFAVKEISNRKHAEIGRAISRDEAHSSFKRVLKDSKWSVIPGWHCLRHSFISNLASNSIDQRLIDEFVGHTTEEMRRRYRHLFPEVKQAAIRSVFH; this is translated from the coding sequence ATGGCCTCACTTGAGAACCGCACTGGCTATTTCAACGTCGTGTTTCGGTTCGGTGGCAAGAAGTATACTCGGTCGCTTCATACCGATGACGAGTCAGAAGCCAATCGATTACTGGCAAATCTTGAACAGACCGTTCGAGACGTTAAGAGTGGTCGTATTTCTTTGCCACCGGACGCCGATATTCCAACGTTTTTGCTGTCTGATGGGAAACTAACAACTCCTCATGTTAGTGACAGCGATTCTATTTCTGAAACTCGGCTTTCTCTTCACGAGCTTTTCGAATCGTTTTTTGTTTCCTTACCAGATGATTCTCTGGAAGAATCAACGATCTCGTTAATAAAAACGCATCGGAATAACTTACTCCGTATACTGGGAAAAGATGTATTCATCGAAGATATCGATTTGAACGCTCTTGATCTCTACAGCAAGAAACGTCGGAGAGAAAATGGTCGCCGGAAAGGAAAAGTTAGCTCATATACAATTAAAAAGGAACTTGTGACATTGCGACGCGTACTTCAGTGGGGTAAGAAGCGTGGCAAACATGAGTCTGAGATTCCTGCAATTCGGGATGTACAACTTCCAAAGTCAACCGAACGACCTATATTTCAAACATTCGATGAAATCACAGTCCAGGTCGAACAGGGTGATCTAACTGAGGAACAGCAAAGCGAGCTCTGGGAATGCTTGTATCTGAGAACAGATGAGATTGATCAATTGATTCAACATGTGCGTAAGAATGCATTGCACACGTTTCTTTACCCAATGGTTGTTGCGGCAGCGCATACAGGAGCCCGCCGTAGTGAACTCATGCGATCACAGCTTACCGACATTCGGGATGATGTACTCATAATTCGTGAGAAAAAACGTCGCCGTGGGCAAGAGTCGACACGCAGGGTTCCAATGTCCACACTCCTGAATGAAACGCTGCATGAATGGAAAGGTGAGCATCCGGGTGGAAAATACACGTTTGCCGTAAAAGAAATATCGAATCGAAAACATGCTGAAATAGGCCGGGCTATTTCGCGTGACGAGGCACACAGCAGTTTTAAAAGAGTGTTGAAAGATAGTAAATGGAGTGTCATTCCAGGATGGCATTGCCTGCGGCATTCCTTCATCAGTAATCTCGCATCCAATTCGATCGACCAAAGGCTGATCGATGAATTCGTCGGACACACGACTGAAGAAATGCGCCGTCGTTACCGTCATCTGTTTCCCGAAGTGAAACAGGCAGCTATTCGGTCAGTGTTTCATTGA